The genomic stretch GAATTTTTTAAGAacctattttattaaaaaaaaaaaaaggaaaaacaggtgTATTTTGGCagagaagtaaaatataaaatatgcaaaatttgttttaaaattggcatacaaaaattttaaaacacagtacaattatataaaaatacagcaCAGCCAACGGCCTGTAAAATTTCCTTTGGCATTTCATTTGGtagaattaaacagaaaaaatcattctaaaaaaaaattagctatcAACACAGTCCATAAGTTAGGTTGTATATGTTGAAAGAACTTTTCCTTGAGTTTCCAAAATCCTTTTCTTCCATGATAACCCACATAAAGCATGGCTAGTGAGGTATATAGGGCAAAACACTGTTAGGCAGATGTACAGTAAGGAAAAAGTGCATACACAAAGAATCTTCCCATTTTCATAGAAATATCAGGTTAAATCTGAGTTGTTCTTCTTGATGTATCATTTTCCTTTGGCAGAATTAAAATAAACCCATACAAATGTCTTTGTTCAAGTCCCAGCAGCAGCGATATGTCTCCTTTGGTGGCGTTATCTGACGCCACAATACCATACAGTCCCTAGAGGAGCTAAGGTTTTGTGTGTCTGCAACTGCAAACATCAAACGTAAGATCATACATCAAGCACCATGTCGTACTGTTGTCCCTTCTTCCGCCTGCCACATTTATTGATGAGAACCACGTACAGTGTCAAAAGCATGACCCAATAGCATGCATACAGCAACGTTCCAACAATTAAAACTGTCTGTTTGGATTCTGAGAATGGCTTTTTAGATTCCTTATAAATGGTGAAAATCACACCACCCAGGAGTATTGTAAACCAAACGGATACGGGAATGAGTCCTATGAAATTAACGACAATGGTTTTCCTTCCAGATGTGCCCCACCCAGCTTTGTTTATTGTTGCAATTGCAAACATCTTGGCCGGAAGTAAACTTGACATGTATAACACTGAGTAGAGGGACATGAAGACCATGACAATGTTTCCTCTAAGGCAGCTGGCAAAAGATGACTTTATGAGACCCACTAACTGGACAGTTAACAAGAAGAGGAGGATGTTCCAAATTTTACCCCTGTAGAAGAGCTGGATTACCGTGGcaatgagaaagaaagggaagaaccCAGTGATGACGGCTTCATAGGTCATCCACAAGTGATGTTTATGAAACCACATCGCGTTGTACAGCCACTCTCGGAAGTACGACTTGCTCCAGCGGGTCTGCTGGTTTAACCATCTGAGATATTCTATAGGTGTTTCAGTAAGGCACTTGGATCGAGCTGTGTATTTCGTTGCATAGCCCAGACTCAGCACTCGGTTCGTTAGATGCCTGTCATCTCCAAAACTACATTGGCTGCCCATAAATTCTTGATTGTACCAGTCTTCCACAAATTCATGCAGTAAGGAGTTTCTGTACATTCCCAGAGGTCCGCTAATGCACTGGACACATCCGAAATAAGACTGACAGGCCCTTTCTATGTTAAAAGCCATCCAGTATCTCACACTGCTGAGGAAGGAGATCCAGGAATCATACTTGTTTAAAAtctgcaagaaaaataaaagtaattaaataaaggtaagccccctgatgcaaagaactgacttattggaaaagactctgatgctaggaaagactgaagttgGGAGGATAAatgaatgacagaggatgagatggttggatggcatcactgactcgatggacataagtttgagcaagctctgggagttggtgatggacagggaaacctggcatgctgcagtccacggggtcacaaagagtgggacacgactgaatgactaaactgaatCCCCAGCTAAAAATACCAACAAAATCTGCACTATTGTGAGGTTACTACCTAGAGTCAtgtttggtattttatttttctattttgacttctttcctttttaacatgattttcctttattttcttcacgTATTACTAGATTAACTTGATAagtggtgtgtatgtgttaagacttgttgaaaataacttttttctacTTCATCACTCCCTGTACTCTtttgttatgttttctttctcttgttgtAACATTGGGATTTTTTTAGGCTTCAGTTCTCAGCCCTAAAATTATTCTGTCACTTTCCTTCCATCCAATATTTGAAGGTTTAAGTCCCATCTTCTCTTTCCTACTCATCCAACCCTATTATTCTCCTTTCTCCCCAGTTTTAGCAATGCTAGTGATGAAGGGGTTTTTTCTGGCTTCACCTCAAAACTGGAATCCTGAAATAAGGCTCTACATAAAGGCTACTAAAATTATTAGCTTTACGGGAGGGCAATATTTCTTaattctcctcctctgtctcaattctgttccattttcATCTGGATTTTGTATGCTTTCTTTTTATCACCAGGGTATTTCTTTGTCCTTCCAGTTCATTTTCTTTGCCTTCACTAGTACCAAGCATTATCAATATGGGTTATACAGCAACATAATACCTACATTTAAAGTCAAAATTCCATGCGCTTCTCACTTTTTCCTAAAATCTAATTGTACTTTTGCAAAGGATGCACTTTAACcttcatatattttcatatattgtttTCTCATTCCATAAATGTTAATCaccttattaatatttctttcacttaaaatttcTCCATTGATGGCAAATAAtgggaaataaataataactgGAAAATCCACTTCTTTGACTTTTTCTCTAGTGTAAATTTGAATtgcagtttctctttttttccttagtttACCCGATTTGGATTTTTGACAAGTCATATATTGCTCAGCTTTTAAATATAGAGGTATATGTTATAGTAATAAAAACCACCCACTGCCATACCTCCATTTCTTAATCCTTGCACTAAATTCCAACATCATTTTACCAGAACATTAAGTTGTGGCTTAAGAAGATACAGCAGAAATTACACActtacattatattttatgtaaCTTATCAGCTACTACATACATGTGTTACAACCTCCAGCTaagcaaagaaatcataaattaCTTCAATTTAGATAATAGAAGAGGTAGTACAGTGGGTACAAGACACATTCTAATGTGTCTTAGTCTCCAGAAACAACACCTGGCACATAGTTTggtgtataataaatatatactcaAAGAATCAATGGCTAAGGGTGCTACTAAAGCCATACACACCTGGACATCTCCCCCGACACCTCCAACCATGGGATCTTCTTCTAAAACTTTTACCATCTCCACAGATGATGCTGGGTCAAGCATGGTGTCTGAATCACAAACCTGCAAAGAAAGTAAGAAAtgagttaaagaaaataagacaatgaGCATGTTCCATGTAGTCGAAATTGGACACATATATATTATGCCTTTAGCCTATTGTCACAAGGCCTAAGTAAGCGAGTATCATGTGGATGTAAGTTTGTTATATGATGGCCAATACAAAGAACTTGCAAACTCAGTATTTAAGCTAATGAAATTGCTGAAAAGAACAAATGAACTGATGACCTAGGCATGTGGTGAAAGGTGGTCAGCTTTTCCTGGTTCGCCAAGGATGTACTCAATTTTGGCAATAAAAGTATCATATCCCTGATAACACCCTAGGTTTCCAGGTCTTGGAAAACACCTTGGGTTGGTCACCATAaatgtctctccctctctttttaatTGCCTTAATCAAGCTTTTAGATATCTTATTCCTCAGGTCTGAATGATGATGGGAAACTCCTATGGCAGTATTGATAAAAGGCATGtttaagagtaattatttttctctattttaatatGGTAATTAAGACAGGAAAGCAGTTCTTCTAAGGTGGGTTGTATAACTCTGAAACAAGATGTCCATTTGACCTGGGCTTAGCAGATCACATTCCATCAGAAAGGAAAATCAAGCTTTTAAAGATATTAAGTATTCATCTAGCTCTTTATATACAAAAGTagatgaaccatgaacttccagatgttcaagctggttttagaaaaggcagaggaaccagagatcaaattgccaacatctgatggatggATGTAAGAgtgttcctgaaaaacatctatttctgctttattgactatgccaaagcctttgactgtgtggatcacaataaactgtgaaaaattctgaatgagatgggaatatcagaccacctgacctgcctcttgagaaacctgtatgcaggtcaggaagcaacagttagaactggacatggaacaacagactggttccaaataggaaaaggagtatgtccaagctgtatattgtcaccctgcttatttaacttatatgcagagtacatcatgagaaacgctgggctggaggaagcacaggctggaatcaagattcctgggagaaatatcaataacctcagatatgcagatgacaccacccttatggcagaaagtgaagaggaactaaaaagcctcttgatgaaaatgaaagaggagagtgaaaaagttggcttaaaactcaacattcagaaaactaagatcatggcatccagtcccatcacttcatggcaaataaatggggaaacagtggaaacagtagctgactttatttttctggtttcaaaatcagtgcagatagtgattgcagccatgaaattaaaagatgcttactccttggaagaaaagttataaccaacctagacagcatattaaaaagcagagacattgctttgtcaacaaaggtccgtctagttaaggctacagtttttccagtggtcatgtatggatgcgagagttggactgtgaagaaagctgagcgccgaagaattgatgctttttgaactgtggtgttggagaagactcttgagagtcccttggccttcaaggagatacaaccagtccatcctaaaggagatcagtcctgggtgttcactggaaggactgatgttgaagctgaaactccaatactttggccacttgattcaaagagctgactcatttgaaaagaccctgatgctgggaaagattgagggcaggagaaggggacaacagaggatgagatggttggatggcatcaccaactcgatagacacgggtttgggtggactccaggattttgtgatggacagggaggcctggtgtgctgtggttcatgggattgcaaagagtcagacacgactgagcaactgaactgactgagatgtAAATTATCTTAAGCTTTTCTGTAAGTGTTAATTGTTATTCTGAAAAACAAACTTTATacaggccaaaaaaacaaaagcaattttgCAAGCAAACCAATTACAACTTCAagaaaatttttagaatttgTCTATACCCAAGAATGGCTCACAGAAGATTCTACTGGAGGCCAAAGGTGCAGGATTACAAATAGTACTTTATTTTCCAAGCTGATTTATGAACTTATTGAAAAATGGAACAGAAGAATAAAGGAGATATGAAGCCAAAATATTACCTGTATACTCATAAAGCTGATATGGAAAATAGGGCTCATATCAATGCAGTAGCCAGTTTTATAATTATGTTCCCCAGAATTAGACTGATGTATCAATTCTGAACAGTACCTAAGTGGGACCAGTCTCCTCCTGAAGACACAGTTAATGGCCCTTTGAAAGGTATGGCTCCTTTGGAGTAGCCCACTCCCAGAAGAAAGAAGGAGCTAGGCTACCCCTTATACCTTCCATACTCCCCAACCAGATTAAGTCACTTCTCTTAGGCAGGAATTAGGTATGCTatatctgtagatggacattctTCCACATGATCAAAGAAAATCAGAAGTAGGGAAAGAGCTGTCACTTCTCTATTTctaattatattaataacatcATATCTTTTTCTGGAGAACTCAGCCAGGCCCAAGAAGATATAAAATGACCAAACTTGACACACCGTGAACCAGTTTCATATCCCCACCCAAGAAATGAAAGACATGATTGGCAGAGACCGGAGTGTTAGCTGcagtttcattgtttttctaTGTCGTCTggcttcatttattaatttaatcaaGACTTAGtctctttatttatattaaaagccAGTATTTTTACAGTTCTCTGAACTGGTTTATAAAAATAGTAGGAATTTGATATACCAGTTgtgaatgaaaaaatatgaaaacaatttttagaaGCCTGAactcttggggctggtgcactgagatgacccagagggatggtatggggagggaggtgggaggggggttcaggatggggaacacgtgtatacccgtggtggattcatgttgacgtatggccaaaccaatacaatattgtaaagtaattagcctccaattaaaataaataaatttatattgaaaaaaaaaaaaaaaaaaaagaagcatgaaCTCTTGagttaactggagaaggaaatggtaactcactccagtattcttgcctgggaaatcccatggacaaaggagcctggcaggctacagttcatggggtccaaagggtcagacgcaactgagcaactgagtatgcacacacttTTGAGTTCAAAGGGATTTTCTATGTGTAATTGTAGGAGACCCTCACATATATAACTAGAAaatctcaaaattttttaaaatgtatgttgctTAATTTTACTAAtagatttttctgaaaaaattaatatatatgaataacaaATATTGTTggtgaaaacaatttaaatgtattattgaAACTTATAATTTAAGGAGTATGTAGGGTATCcaaaattacagaaatgaaatCACCTCTCTAAACTCAATTAGCTACATGAaagttaatttttgaatttttatattactGTCCCTATTTAGAAACATGCATTTTCTAAATAACTTCTTGCCCCTTTTGGGTGAGTGGGGGTACATTCTATTTTGGTCCAGCATGGTCTGACTTATTTTAGAGGAGGAAAAAATAGACAGCAGCTAGGCATTagtattccattaaaaaaaacagaattttgctAATACTTGGATTTGTAGCCAAGCATCCAAAGCCTCAGAAACCTAAACGAATTCTTCCAATAGCAATGTTTTTCCGCTCTCTTGCCTTGTTTAtcactgttttgtaaatatatgGTTATAAGCCTGGCAGGCCAGTCACTAGAGTAGTAAAAAGTGACGGCAGAAGTTCAACCCAACTTTCAACCTCTCAGCATCCAGAGCTTATGGCCACACCCACCTCTATTGACTCAAGCTGGGAAAGGTAAAACcagaaagctaaaaataagaCTAAAAACAACAGGAAGGCGGCAATCTAGAATTCATGTTTAGGTAACTCCTCCTGCTTGTGAGCAGAAACAAGCCAAGGGAACTGCCTCTCTGAAATGACCAAACTGGAACCAAACTTCTGAGGTTCTGCATATTTAAGTTGGTCCCACCCCTCCCAATTTCCAACAGCAAAGTGCCAAAAGTTCTCTGAGAGAGATTGTTCACATGGTGAATTTAACTGTCAGAAGCGAAAGCTCTCAGAAATCCCTTGGGAGGGGTTTGTTATAGCAGGATTAAAGAGTTCTTTATAGAAGTTCAGTTTCTGGATGTTATTTGGTGATAGAATGCCAACTAGAAAACCACCATCTACAATAGTCTGTGAAAGCAAGTATGTTCATGGACATAATAGTATTGATTTGTTTGTGTGTAAAGGCTATAACGCTAGCCCTTCTTGAAACCAGTCTAGTAGAAACAGGATTTCTAGCTGTCTCTTCACCAATTAATAAAAGTGTATAACTTCACAAAGGCCAGCTGTTCAGCTCTGGGCTAGAAGCTGTGGGGGAAAATACCCCAGTTCATGAGGAGCTTTGACACTGGGGAAAACCACAGGACATGGTCTGCATGCAGGAAACTGAGAACAAATCAACTGTCTTTCTGTCCACCCTGAATGTATCATTCTAATTTGTTTAAAGTACATGATTCCCAGTCATAATATTTCTCACTGGGAGATATGGAAACAAGGCAGTCACCAAATTTTGATTAAATTTGAGtggaaaatgtaaagaaagaagATGTTATGGGGTGGAACCAGCCACCTCAGTCATAACCACAGAATCATCAGTTAAAGTGCGTAAGGCCATGGCTCCCCCTCCATCCGTGCTCAAGCCAAGAGTTAGGGCTGCCCCTCTCTGCATGTCTACaacaggagttggcaaactaAGGTCTAAGAATCAAGTCAGCCTTGCCACCTGTTTTGGGAAGGTCTATGAGataaatgatttttatctttttaaatagttgggaaaaaaaatttgtgACATATGGAAataatatgaaattcaaatttcagtgtccatagaTAAAGATTTATTGGAACTCAGTCACGCACATTTACTTTCATATTCTCTATGAATGCTTTCACACTAAAACAGCTAAGCTGAACAGTTACAACACAGACCATATGGCATGCAAAGCCTAAATTTACCATCAGGTGTTTCACAAGCAAACTTTACCAACCCTGGGCCTCAAATAATTGGTTGCAGGAGAGTTctgtcataaaaatttttttttaaagttgagataAAATATGTTCTAAGCCCCAACTTTAATtctagtagattttttaaaaagatttcctcCATCTCCACATGTTATAATTAGTAAGAGTAACtgcataaaaagtataaaatactaaTAAACTAGATCTTCTTTAGCCAAGATTTGCCTATTATAAGAGAAAATATCCTCAGAATCAAGAAGCCTCAATTAAATAGTGAGTCCTATATCTCACTTCTACGATTTTCAGTAAGTCATAGTGGAGTAAGACACCAAATAGAAAAGTACCTTGTAATTACAAAGGATCATAGGGAAGTATACTATTCATTGTTCATTGTTcagacactaagtcatgtctgactctgcgactccatgaactgcagcacatcaggcttccctgtcctccactatctcctggaatttgcttaaactcatttGTACAGGATAATAACCTTTACGTTTTTATACTGTAAGTAAACCCACACCTAAAAGAGCATGGCAATCTTTACCACAGATAGATTAACTCGATAGAGAGAATCTCTAAAAGGAACAGGAAAATTGACTATATATTAAGAATCTCTTATCACAGTGAACAAATTTAAATGTCTGGAATTATCTATAATAGGTATAGACTATTTTTCATAACTTATCAGACTATAAATCCACTCAAGCTTACTTCACTTAACACTAATCTACCTCACCACAGTTTAAATAAAACTCTCCTGTTACATTTTCTATCAAATGTATTTCAAATTCTGACTCAGGTCTAAAACGCCAAGTTCCCCAtgtttcacctttttaaaaaaacatatttcctTTCAGACTGACTGGTGGATTCTCCATATCTGCCTGCTCCAAACCACTTCAAAGGGCCCTGAGAGTTATGCAGCAAGAGGAAGTCTTAATTTTTTAGGCTGCCTTCAATGAAGAAACAAGGTTGAAAATAAATCCAGACCCCTACTGTTGCTACTGCCTTCATCCTCTGTCTGCTTGTAAGGCTCACCCCTTTCTTAACCTTGACCCTTCATCTTAACCTGGATGCAGCGATACTATTTATTGCTATTATGTTTGAAATTTACCTTTGGTCAGGATCCCACTACAACTTTCCCTTCGACAACTTAACCACATAGTAAATGAAGAGACCCTCCTACCCTGTCTCCCTCAGGCCATTGCCTGAAAGAAGTCAGCCAGAATTCTGAAATTCCCCAGTAGTTATTCACTAGCAAACACAAGACGGCGTTAGGCCCCTGAACTCATAACAGTTCAACGCCAGAGTAAACATGCTACTGCAAAGAAAGTGCCATGCAAAATTTGTCTGGAATCAGACAAATTGGAGTCTCAATCCACCACTGACCAGTTATATTTACTTGTACTAGCTTTGTAGCCTAAACTCCTTACCTTACCTTTATAAGTCTACATTTCTCAGTTGAAAAATAAGGATAAGTCAATCCACCTAGCAATTTGTTGTAATGGAGAATAAACTAGATACTGTATGTATAGCACTTATAAGGGCTAACTCATAGTACATGCTCAATAAAAAGAAGTGataaattgggacttccctgaggttctagtggttaagaatcttccttgcaatgctggggacataggttcgatctctggtcggggaactgaggcCCCAGAGCCACCAACAAAAGTCCTGCATGCTGTAGctaagacctaatgcagccaaataaaacatCAAAACCAGAGGCAAAAAGGAAGAACACTAGTCCAATGAAGGAAAGAGTCCTTCTTATCATTACTGTAAATAAGCTAAAACTCACTCAGAGAGCAGAAACTAATGCTTAATCCAACATCCAACAAATTTAAGTTAAACAAGTTGGATTATTGAGCAGGCACCATGAAAGTCCTTAGATTGGGCTGTCTGCTAGGGAAAAAGATTAGAGAGCAGTTTATGGCAGACTGTGAGTGgcaaaaacaaaatcataaaatctAATAATTTTAGGACTGAAAAGACCTTTTGAAGTTAATCCATGAAACCAatctaggaaaaaataaatgccctcagaaaataaactttcttttgGGAGAGGGACTGGGGATGCGTAGGATTATTCTTTCTTATGGTAATTTGGTTTACAGTAAAAGATCTTAATATAGCCAATAGGAAGCCTCTAAATCATAGACACCTAAACAATTTGGTTGTTATTTGTTGCTCTTTGGTAGAATATGTTACccaaactgttttaaaatatttgccttcAGGCACCCTAGAATATTTATTTAAGGTGAAAAAGGAGTCATTTGGTTATTCTCTTGTCTGTTTTCAGGAAAGTTTATACACGAGTGAAAGTTACAGACAGTGCAAAAGCAAAGGTGACAAGCTAGGtggaaaatgagaaaccaaatgTTGTCACCTCTAAGACTTAAGCCAAGAGACACCCTTTATTACAAGTGGTTGGAATTCCCATTC from Bos mutus isolate GX-2022 chromosome 14, NWIPB_WYAK_1.1, whole genome shotgun sequence encodes the following:
- the HAS2 gene encoding hyaluronan synthase 2 — protein: MHCERFLCILRIIGTTLFGVSLLLGITAAYIVGYQFIQTDNYYFSFGLYGAFLASHLIIQSLFAFLEHRKMKKSLETPIKLNKTVALCIAAYQEDPDYLRKCLQSVKRLTYPGIKVVMVIDGNSEDDLYMMDIFSEVMGRDKSATYIWKNNYHVKGPGETDESHKESSQHVTQLVLSNKSICIMQKWGGKREVMYTAFRALGRSVDYVQVCDSDTMLDPASSVEMVKVLEEDPMVGGVGGDVQILNKYDSWISFLSSVRYWMAFNIERACQSYFGCVQCISGPLGMYRNSLLHEFVEDWYNQEFMGSQCSFGDDRHLTNRVLSLGYATKYTARSKCLTETPIEYLRWLNQQTRWSKSYFREWLYNAMWFHKHHLWMTYEAVITGFFPFFLIATVIQLFYRGKIWNILLFLLTVQLVGLIKSSFASCLRGNIVMVFMSLYSVLYMSSLLPAKMFAIATINKAGWGTSGRKTIVVNFIGLIPVSVWFTILLGGVIFTIYKESKKPFSESKQTVLIVGTLLYACYWVMLLTLYVVLINKCGRRKKGQQYDMVLDV